In Myxococcales bacterium, the following proteins share a genomic window:
- the cyaY gene encoding iron donor protein CyaY, with protein sequence MSQASGGPSPSDDDLAEREFDKLARLELASLEDALADVDPDDVEVSSSDGILRLAARDGTKIVINAHRAARQIWMAAVSTAWHFDRQPDGTWLAARTGESFRVVLAGLLARHGNVNVAL encoded by the coding sequence ATGAGCCAAGCCAGCGGCGGCCCGTCGCCCAGCGACGATGATCTCGCCGAGCGCGAGTTCGACAAGCTCGCTCGCCTCGAGCTGGCGAGCCTCGAAGACGCGCTCGCGGATGTCGACCCCGACGATGTCGAGGTCAGCTCCAGCGACGGCATCTTGCGCCTGGCCGCGCGCGACGGCACCAAGATCGTGATCAACGCCCACCGCGCCGCCCGCCAAATCTGGATGGCCGCGGTCTCCACCGCCTGGCACTTCGATCGCCAACCCGACGGCACCTGGCTCGCCGCGCGCACCGGCGAGAGCTTTCGCGTCGTGCTGGCGGGGCTGCTGGCCCGGCACGGCAACGTCAACGTGGCGCTCTAG
- a CDS encoding type IV pilus twitching motility protein PilT, with protein sequence MPPTLHQLLKAMIDKGASDLHVTTGSTPQLRIDGDLVPLRTEQLSPIDTKQLCYSILTDAQKLRFEEDQELDLSFGVKNLARFRANIYMQRGAVAGAFRIVPFNIVPLEELGLPPVVAELCERPRGLILVCGPTGSGKSTTLASMIDRINQRHRNHILTIEDPIEFIHPHKNSLVNQREIGADSQSYKRALKYILRQDPDCVLIGEMRDIETIEAALTIAETGHLAFATLHTNTAIQSINRIIDVFSSEQQAQVRVLLSFVLEGVICQSLVPRASGSGRVLCAEVMVPNPAIRNLIREDKLHQIYSQMQIGQTKFGMQTMNQALMEHLTKKTITLEEAIARSGDVDELKTMVSNSLGSGQQQAPVKRT encoded by the coding sequence ATGCCACCCACACTTCACCAGCTCCTCAAGGCGATGATCGATAAGGGTGCCAGCGACCTGCACGTCACCACCGGCTCGACTCCGCAATTGCGCATCGACGGCGACCTGGTGCCGCTGCGCACCGAGCAGCTCTCGCCGATTGATACCAAGCAACTCTGCTACTCAATTCTTACCGACGCCCAGAAGCTGCGCTTCGAAGAGGACCAAGAGCTCGATCTTTCGTTTGGCGTGAAGAACCTGGCGCGTTTTCGCGCCAACATCTACATGCAGCGTGGTGCGGTCGCGGGTGCGTTTCGAATCGTGCCGTTTAATATCGTGCCGCTCGAAGAACTTGGGCTGCCGCCGGTTGTCGCCGAGCTGTGCGAACGGCCGCGCGGCCTCATCTTGGTGTGCGGGCCAACCGGCTCGGGCAAGAGCACGACGCTGGCGTCGATGATCGACCGCATCAACCAACGCCATCGCAACCACATTCTCACCATCGAAGACCCGATCGAGTTTATCCATCCGCACAAGAACAGCCTGGTCAACCAGCGCGAGATTGGCGCGGATAGCCAATCGTATAAGCGCGCGCTCAAGTACATCTTGCGGCAAGACCCCGATTGCGTGCTCATTGGCGAAATGCGGGACATCGAGACCATCGAGGCCGCGCTGACCATTGCGGAAACCGGCCACTTGGCCTTTGCCACCCTCCACACCAACACCGCCATCCAGAGCATCAACCGCATCATCGACGTCTTCAGCTCCGAGCAGCAGGCCCAGGTGCGCGTGCTGCTCTCGTTCGTGCTCGAAGGGGTTATCTGTCAGTCGCTGGTGCCGCGGGCGTCGGGCTCGGGGCGCGTGCTTTGCGCCGAGGTGATGGTGCCAAATCCCGCCATTCGCAACCTCATCCGAGAGGACAAGCTGCACCAGATTTACTCGCAGATGCAGATCGGCCAGACCAAGTTCGGCATGCAAACCATGAATCAGGCCTTGATGGAACATCTCACCAAGAAGACCATCACGCTGGAAGAAGCCATCGCGCGTTCCGGCGATGTCGATGAACTCAAGACCATGGTGTCCAACTCCCTGGGCAGCGGTCAGCAGCAAGCACCCGTGAAGCGGACATAA
- the miaB gene encoding tRNA (N6-isopentenyl adenosine(37)-C2)-methylthiotransferase MiaB: protein MAAPVATTGPVRSVYIETYGCQMNVADSDLMVSVMAQRGFATTTSAEQADVILINTCAVREKAEDRVFARAAELGAGKKLRPHQVLGIVGCMAEHLKEKIVARAPAVDIVAGPDSYRRLADLVDRVAAQRATPAAADDVAGPALYDVKLDKAETYEGLSGAIGGDGVSGFVTVQRGCDKFCTFCVVPFTRGRERGVAPRDILRQVREFAERGYKEVVLLGQTVNSYVWEDISFAELLRTVAEMDGIERVRFTSPYPIDFTDEVIAAIASNDKISKYVHLPVQSGSDDVLARMKRGYTVSDFRDIVGRLRAAVPHIAFSTDILSGFCGETEADHELTLQLMRDLRFDSAFMFSYSERSLTYASKHLPDDVPPDVKKRRLADIVKLQERLSGEIFAEHIGRRERVLIHGPSKRDATQLMGRTDGFKSVILPSGVGAIGELVDVTITRATMATLFGTPA from the coding sequence ATGGCCGCGCCCGTGGCCACCACCGGCCCGGTCCGCTCGGTCTACATCGAGACCTACGGCTGTCAGATGAACGTCGCCGATTCTGATCTGATGGTCAGCGTGATGGCGCAGCGTGGCTTTGCCACCACCACCTCCGCCGAGCAAGCCGACGTCATCTTGATCAACACCTGCGCGGTGCGCGAAAAAGCCGAAGACCGCGTGTTCGCGCGCGCTGCCGAGCTCGGCGCCGGCAAGAAGCTGCGGCCGCACCAAGTGCTCGGCATCGTCGGCTGCATGGCCGAGCATCTCAAGGAAAAAATTGTCGCGCGCGCGCCCGCCGTCGATATCGTCGCCGGACCTGACAGCTATCGCCGCCTCGCCGACTTGGTCGATCGCGTCGCCGCGCAGCGCGCCACACCTGCCGCCGCCGACGACGTCGCCGGACCTGCGCTGTATGACGTAAAGCTCGACAAGGCGGAGACCTACGAGGGCCTTTCGGGCGCCATCGGTGGCGACGGCGTCTCCGGATTTGTCACCGTGCAGCGCGGCTGCGATAAGTTTTGTACGTTTTGCGTCGTGCCCTTTACGCGCGGCCGCGAGCGCGGCGTCGCCCCACGCGACATCTTGCGCCAGGTGCGCGAGTTTGCCGAGCGCGGCTACAAAGAGGTCGTGCTCCTCGGGCAAACCGTCAACTCCTATGTCTGGGAAGACATTAGCTTTGCTGAGCTGCTGCGCACGGTCGCCGAGATGGACGGCATCGAGCGCGTGCGCTTCACGTCGCCCTACCCCATCGACTTTACCGATGAGGTCATCGCCGCCATCGCCAGCAACGACAAGATCAGCAAGTACGTCCACCTGCCGGTGCAGTCGGGCTCCGACGACGTGCTGGCGCGCATGAAGCGTGGCTACACCGTGTCAGATTTTCGCGACATCGTCGGCCGCCTGCGCGCCGCGGTGCCGCACATCGCCTTTTCCACCGATATTCTCAGCGGCTTTTGCGGCGAGACAGAGGCCGACCACGAGCTCACCCTGCAGCTCATGCGCGACCTGCGCTTTGACAGCGCGTTCATGTTCTCGTATTCCGAGCGCAGCCTGACCTATGCCTCCAAGCACCTGCCCGACGACGTGCCGCCCGACGTCAAAAAGCGCCGCCTCGCCGACATCGTGAAACTGCAAGAACGTCTGTCTGGCGAAATCTTCGCCGAGCACATCGGCCGCCGCGAGCGCGTCCTCATTCACGGCCCTTCCAAGCGCGACGCCACCCAGCTCATGGGCCGCACCGACGGCTTCAAGAGCGTGATTTTGCCCTCCGGCGTCGGCGCCATCGGCGAACTCGTCGACGTGACCATCACGCGTGCCACCATGGCGACGCTCTTTGGCACCCCGGCCTAG
- a CDS encoding DNA-directed RNA polymerase subunit omega, whose protein sequence is MARVTVEDCLELVPNRFALVLLASERARQLARGAGPLVECDNKPVVTSLREIAAGYVNFKENVSETVLEFLRNRRDNDIS, encoded by the coding sequence ATGGCACGCGTAACCGTCGAAGACTGTCTTGAGCTGGTCCCTAACCGATTTGCGCTGGTGTTGCTCGCCTCCGAGCGCGCCCGTCAATTGGCACGTGGCGCTGGCCCGCTGGTCGAATGCGACAACAAGCCCGTCGTCACCTCGCTGCGCGAAATCGCCGCCGGCTACGTCAACTTTAAAGAAAACGTCTCGGAAACGGTGCTCGAGTTTCTCCGCAATCGCCGCGACAACGACATTTCGTAG
- a CDS encoding response regulator: protein MSDSSHKPSILLCDDDEVFRSRLARAFTERGYDAQTASDFDSAVAAAERDSPEFAVVDLRMPGKGGLELVGALHAIDPSTKIIVLTGYGSIATAIDAVRLGALNYLAKPADTDDIIAAFAKGEAPPLAASEVEYKAPSLARAEWEHINRVLSDCGNNISEAARRLAIHRRSLQRKLQKYPPNR, encoded by the coding sequence ATGTCTGATTCGTCTCATAAGCCATCCATTCTGCTCTGCGATGATGATGAGGTCTTTCGCTCACGGCTAGCGCGCGCCTTTACCGAGCGCGGCTATGACGCGCAAACCGCGTCGGATTTCGATAGCGCCGTCGCCGCCGCCGAGCGCGACTCGCCGGAATTCGCGGTTGTCGATTTGCGCATGCCAGGCAAGGGCGGGCTTGAGCTGGTGGGGGCGTTGCACGCCATCGATCCCAGCACCAAGATCATCGTGCTCACCGGCTACGGCTCGATCGCCACCGCCATCGATGCGGTGCGCCTGGGCGCGCTTAACTATCTCGCCAAGCCCGCCGACACCGACGACATTATCGCCGCGTTTGCCAAGGGCGAGGCGCCGCCGCTCGCCGCCTCGGAGGTTGAGTACAAGGCACCTTCTTTGGCGCGCGCCGAGTGGGAGCACATCAATCGCGTGTTGTCTGACTGTGGCAACAATATTTCCGAGGCCGCTCGCCGCCTCGCCATCCATCGCCGATCGCTGCAGCGGAAGCTGCAGAAGTATCCGCCTAACCGCTAG
- a CDS encoding HAMP domain-containing histidine kinase — MPRSSVVPPLIPERNDLNMAWLIRLRWAQVVGQALTISLAELLPGVALPVAPLAFTILIAAASNAALHWRYLLSPVRRTRGVAQWQLAAIMALDVALLTSLLYFTGGPTNPFGFLYVVQIALATVALEAAWTWTLVALSFLGFGALVIGHVPLPLAGHTQMIGMWVALGVASAFVVHFLLRLTGALAIRNAELSTSRQLAARQERLTSLATVAAGAAHELATPLGTVALVAKELERSLMAQGGEGALVEDARLIRTQVARCRIILDQMSGGASTAGEFVETRSVQALIDDAAQGIRLTPPVHISLSPAVAQLAIKVPPRALCQALRSIITNAQDASPPEAEVSVSALADEGHVLFSISDHGGGMPPEVLARIGEPFFTTKEPGHGTGLGLFLAQTVVDGLGGTLTIESAKGRGTTVHLRVPREVALAAVAAASAISAR; from the coding sequence GTGCCACGTAGCTCTGTAGTTCCGCCGCTCATTCCCGAGCGCAACGATCTGAACATGGCGTGGCTCATCCGGCTGCGCTGGGCACAAGTCGTCGGCCAGGCGCTGACGATTAGTCTCGCCGAGCTGCTGCCTGGGGTGGCGCTCCCGGTGGCGCCCCTGGCCTTCACCATATTGATCGCCGCGGCGTCCAATGCCGCCTTGCATTGGCGTTATCTGCTCTCGCCGGTGCGTCGAACCCGCGGCGTGGCGCAGTGGCAGCTTGCGGCCATCATGGCGCTCGACGTCGCGCTGCTCACGTCGCTGCTCTACTTTACCGGCGGGCCGACCAATCCGTTTGGCTTTTTGTATGTCGTCCAGATCGCGCTCGCGACGGTAGCGCTCGAGGCGGCGTGGACCTGGACCTTGGTGGCGTTGTCGTTCCTCGGTTTTGGTGCGCTGGTCATTGGACATGTGCCACTGCCGCTGGCGGGCCACACCCAAATGATTGGCATGTGGGTGGCGCTCGGCGTGGCCTCGGCCTTCGTCGTACATTTCTTGCTGCGCCTCACCGGCGCGTTGGCCATTCGTAACGCCGAGCTTTCAACCTCGCGCCAGCTCGCGGCGCGGCAAGAGCGGCTGACCAGCCTGGCGACCGTCGCGGCCGGCGCGGCGCATGAGCTGGCAACCCCGCTGGGCACGGTGGCGCTCGTTGCCAAGGAACTCGAGCGCTCGCTCATGGCACAGGGCGGCGAGGGCGCCTTGGTCGAGGATGCGCGCCTCATCCGCACCCAAGTCGCGCGCTGTCGCATCATCCTCGATCAGATGTCGGGCGGCGCCAGCACCGCGGGTGAGTTCGTCGAGACCAGATCGGTGCAGGCCCTAATCGACGACGCGGCGCAGGGCATTCGGTTGACGCCGCCGGTGCATATCTCGCTGAGCCCTGCGGTCGCGCAGCTCGCGATCAAGGTGCCGCCACGCGCCTTGTGCCAGGCGTTGCGCTCAATCATCACCAATGCGCAGGATGCGTCACCGCCTGAGGCAGAGGTCAGCGTGAGCGCGCTTGCCGATGAAGGCCATGTGTTATTTTCGATTTCCGATCATGGCGGCGGCATGCCGCCCGAGGTGTTGGCGCGCATTGGCGAGCCATTTTTCACCACCAAGGAGCCGGGCCATGGCACGGGCCTGGGGCTGTTTCTCGCCCAAACCGTGGTCGACGGCCTCGGTGGCACGCTCACCATCGAGTCCGCCAAGGGCCGTGGCACCACCGTGCATCTCCGCGTCCCACGCGAAGTCGCGCTCGCGGCCGTTGCCGCAGCCAGCGCAATTTCTGCGCGTTAA
- the pilB gene encoding type IV-A pilus assembly ATPase PilB has product MSRIGELLVREKVVSLQQLQQAQDEAKRTGKRLGQALLQLGYVKDQQLTQFVAKQYSLQTVDLAGLEIDPAVIKLLSKEMCEKHQVLPISRKGATLVVAMADPSNIYAIDELKFLTQYNIEPVVASETAVAEAIAQYYEKQFNIDEMLGDINVDDVDYASMDEDNVNVLDLEKQADDAPVVKLCNAILLSAIKKKASDIHIEPYEKSFRVRYRVDGMLSEEMRPPMKLKNAITSRIKIMAMLDIAERRLPQDGRIKLKLGGNKEMDYRVSVLPTLFGEKICLRLLDKSNLQLDMTKLGFDQKPLDDFKKSIKKPFGMVLVTGPTGSGKTTTLYSALSELNTVSRNISTAEDPVEFNLAGINQVQMHEDIGLNFAAALRSFLRQDPNIIMVGEIRGFETAEIAIKAALTGHLVLSTLHTNDAPATVSRLLNMGIEPFLVTAALNLVMSQRLARRVCVECKEPAEKHPEALHDLGFSEEQIARANLMVGKGCTVCGGTGYKGRVALYEVMPFTEGLKELVLQGASAAELKTQMIREGTDSLRIAGIKKIIEGMTTPEEVLRCTVED; this is encoded by the coding sequence ATGAGTAGAATTGGCGAGCTGCTGGTACGCGAGAAAGTCGTGTCCTTGCAGCAACTACAACAAGCACAAGATGAGGCCAAGCGCACCGGCAAGCGCCTTGGTCAGGCGCTGCTGCAGCTCGGGTACGTCAAGGACCAACAGCTGACGCAGTTCGTCGCCAAGCAGTACAGCCTGCAGACCGTCGACCTCGCCGGCCTTGAGATCGACCCGGCCGTGATCAAGCTGCTGTCGAAAGAAATGTGCGAGAAGCACCAGGTGCTGCCGATCTCGCGCAAGGGCGCGACCTTGGTGGTGGCGATGGCGGATCCATCCAACATCTATGCCATCGATGAGCTGAAGTTCCTCACGCAATACAACATCGAGCCCGTCGTGGCGTCGGAGACCGCGGTCGCCGAGGCGATCGCGCAGTATTACGAGAAGCAGTTCAACATCGACGAAATGCTGGGCGACATCAACGTCGACGACGTCGACTACGCCAGCATGGACGAAGACAACGTCAACGTGCTCGACCTCGAGAAGCAGGCGGACGACGCGCCGGTGGTCAAGCTGTGCAACGCCATCTTGCTCTCGGCCATCAAGAAGAAGGCCTCAGATATTCATATCGAGCCCTACGAGAAATCGTTTCGCGTCCGCTATCGCGTCGACGGCATGCTCAGCGAAGAGATGCGGCCGCCGATGAAGCTCAAGAACGCCATCACCAGCCGGATCAAGATCATGGCGATGCTCGACATCGCCGAACGCCGCCTGCCGCAGGACGGTCGGATCAAGCTCAAGCTGGGTGGCAACAAGGAGATGGATTACCGCGTCTCGGTGCTCCCAACCCTGTTCGGCGAGAAGATCTGTTTGCGTTTGCTCGACAAGAGCAACCTGCAGCTCGACATGACCAAGCTCGGCTTTGACCAAAAGCCGCTCGACGATTTTAAAAAGTCGATCAAAAAGCCGTTCGGCATGGTGCTCGTCACGGGCCCCACCGGTTCGGGCAAGACCACCACGCTGTACTCGGCGCTCTCTGAGCTCAACACGGTGTCGCGCAACATCTCCACCGCCGAGGATCCGGTCGAATTCAATCTCGCCGGCATCAACCAGGTGCAGATGCACGAAGACATCGGCCTCAACTTCGCGGCGGCGCTGCGGTCATTCTTGCGCCAAGATCCGAACATCATCATGGTCGGTGAGATTCGCGGCTTTGAAACCGCCGAAATCGCGATTAAGGCCGCGCTGACGGGCCACTTGGTGCTCTCCACCTTGCATACCAACGACGCGCCGGCCACGGTGTCGCGTCTGCTCAACATGGGTATCGAGCCCTTCTTGGTCACCGCCGCGCTCAACCTGGTTATGTCGCAGCGCCTCGCGCGCCGCGTCTGCGTCGAGTGCAAGGAGCCGGCCGAAAAGCACCCCGAGGCGCTGCACGACCTCGGGTTTTCCGAAGAACAAATCGCCCGCGCCAACCTCATGGTCGGCAAGGGCTGCACCGTTTGCGGCGGCACCGGTTACAAGGGCCGCGTCGCGCTCTACGAGGTGATGCCCTTCACCGAGGGCCTCAAGGAGCTGGTGCTGCAAGGCGCCTCGGCCGCCGAACTTAAAACCCAGATGATTCGGGAGGGCACCGACAGCCTCCGCATCGCGGGCATCAAAAAGATCATCGAGGGCATGACGACGCCCGAAGAGGTCCTGCGCTGCACGGTAGAGGACTAA
- a CDS encoding type II secretion system F family protein, with the protein MAKYIWEATTRGGDVRKGVMEAADEGAVATRLRNENLTIKKIKKEPKQISIQFGTGVDPKDLQIFTRQLATMIDAGLPLVQCMEILSNASPNKVFGGILLQVKGSIESGTTFSEALRKHPKIFDELYVNLVAAGEVGGILDQILNRLASYIEKNVKLKAQLKSAMVYPIGVLVVAFGVIAVMMMKVIPAFEKMYKDFPGAKLPKPTEIVIGISRSFASYWYLMIGSVIGTIMLVKAYRRTPSGKSVTDRILLNLPVIGDVLRKIVVARFTRTLGTLLSSGVPILDALDICAKTAGNTVVSNGILYARGKISEGHDMTGPLAEANVFPPMVIQMIGVGEQTGALDQMLNKIADFYEEEVDAAVTGMTALIEPMMMAFLGIVVGGLIVAMYLPIFTLAGSVGKE; encoded by the coding sequence ATGGCCAAATATATTTGGGAAGCGACGACACGGGGCGGCGACGTTCGCAAGGGCGTTATGGAGGCCGCGGACGAGGGCGCCGTGGCAACCCGGCTACGCAACGAGAATCTAACGATCAAGAAGATCAAAAAAGAGCCCAAGCAGATCTCCATTCAATTCGGCACCGGCGTCGATCCGAAAGACCTTCAGATCTTCACGCGCCAGCTCGCCACCATGATCGACGCCGGCTTGCCGCTGGTGCAGTGCATGGAAATCCTCTCGAACGCGTCGCCTAACAAGGTGTTCGGCGGCATCTTGCTGCAAGTCAAGGGCAGCATCGAAAGCGGCACCACCTTTTCCGAGGCGCTCCGCAAGCACCCTAAAATCTTTGACGAGCTCTATGTCAACTTGGTGGCGGCTGGCGAAGTCGGCGGTATTCTCGACCAGATTCTCAATCGCCTCGCCAGCTACATCGAAAAGAACGTCAAGCTCAAGGCGCAGCTCAAGAGCGCGATGGTCTATCCCATCGGCGTCTTGGTGGTCGCGTTCGGCGTCATCGCCGTCATGATGATGAAGGTCATCCCGGCCTTCGAAAAGATGTACAAAGATTTTCCTGGCGCCAAGCTGCCCAAGCCGACCGAAATCGTCATCGGCATTTCGCGCAGCTTTGCCTCCTACTGGTACCTCATGATTGGCAGCGTCATCGGCACGATCATGCTGGTCAAGGCCTATCGGCGCACGCCTAGCGGCAAGTCGGTGACCGATCGGATCTTGCTCAATCTGCCGGTGATCGGCGATGTCTTGCGCAAGATCGTCGTCGCGCGCTTTACCCGCACCTTGGGCACCCTGCTCTCCTCGGGCGTGCCGATCTTGGACGCCCTTGATATCTGCGCCAAGACCGCCGGCAATACCGTGGTCAGCAATGGCATCCTCTACGCTCGCGGCAAGATCTCCGAAGGCCACGATATGACCGGGCCGCTCGCGGAGGCCAACGTGTTTCCGCCCATGGTGATTCAGATGATCGGCGTTGGCGAACAAACCGGCGCGCTCGACCAAATGCTCAACAAGATCGCCGACTTCTATGAAGAAGAAGTCGACGCCGCGGTGACCGGCATGACGGCGCTGATCGAGCCGATGATGATGGCCTTCCTCGGCATCGTGGTCGGTGGCCTCATCGTCGCGATGTACCTGCCAATCTTCACCCTCGCCGGCAGTGTCGGCAAGGAATAA
- a CDS encoding OmpA family protein encodes MKLSACMNIVLVAASVAGLVGCAPTVSRRATDYDKRLTVAREKGAMQCAPAALALAEAHTVFVRAELDEGDILRARREISDAEDALREVEAKVAAGDCIAAEIDPGSPDRDGDGILNEVDECPEDPEDVDGVKDTDGCPDLDDNDSDGDGIANKIDACPSEKEDGDGFEDDDGCPDKDNDRDGIGDGLDNCPNDAEDADGIDDDDGCPDCDDDKDGVPECPKALDKCPGQAGPAPDGCEAKYSLIVVTKDKIELKQTVFFDTNKAKIKRVSYPLLDEVALALKDNPTISVRIEGHTDSQGRDSKNLKLSQGRAESVRTYLIGQGISPDRMIAIGFGESQPLADNRYPDGRAQNRRVEFVITSR; translated from the coding sequence ATGAAGCTCTCCGCATGCATGAACATAGTGTTGGTCGCGGCCTCAGTCGCGGGCCTTGTTGGCTGCGCGCCAACCGTATCGCGCCGAGCCACGGACTATGACAAGCGCTTAACCGTGGCGCGCGAGAAGGGCGCTATGCAGTGTGCGCCCGCGGCGTTGGCGCTGGCCGAGGCCCATACGGTGTTTGTCCGGGCCGAACTCGACGAAGGCGATATCTTGCGCGCTCGTCGCGAAATTTCCGACGCCGAGGATGCCTTGCGAGAGGTCGAAGCCAAGGTCGCCGCCGGCGATTGCATTGCGGCGGAGATCGATCCCGGCAGCCCCGATCGCGATGGCGACGGGATTCTCAATGAGGTCGACGAGTGTCCCGAGGACCCCGAAGATGTCGACGGCGTTAAAGATACCGATGGCTGCCCAGATCTGGATGACAACGACAGCGATGGCGACGGCATCGCCAACAAGATCGATGCCTGTCCGAGCGAAAAAGAAGACGGCGATGGCTTTGAAGACGACGATGGTTGCCCGGACAAAGACAACGATCGCGATGGCATCGGCGATGGCCTCGACAACTGTCCTAATGACGCCGAAGACGCCGATGGCATCGACGACGACGACGGTTGCCCGGATTGCGACGATGACAAAGACGGGGTGCCGGAGTGCCCCAAGGCGCTCGACAAATGTCCAGGCCAGGCGGGCCCAGCGCCCGATGGCTGCGAGGCGAAATACAGCCTCATCGTCGTCACCAAGGACAAGATCGAGCTCAAGCAGACCGTGTTTTTTGACACCAACAAGGCCAAAATCAAGCGCGTCTCGTATCCGCTGCTCGATGAGGTGGCCCTCGCGCTCAAGGACAATCCCACTATTTCGGTACGGATCGAGGGTCACACCGACAGCCAGGGACGCGACAGCAAGAATCTGAAGCTCAGTCAGGGGCGCGCCGAATCGGTCCGAACCTACCTCATTGGCCAAGGGATTTCGCCGGATCGCATGATTGCGATTGGGTTTGGCGAATCGCAGCCCCTTGCCGACAACCGATATCCGGACGGTCGGGCGCAAAATCGCCGCGTAGAATTTGTCATTACCTCGCGATAG
- a CDS encoding class I SAM-dependent rRNA methyltransferase, with protein MQKHVVRLEEDAARRVRLGHPWVTKEMLPRKPGLPGEVVTLLDDEGQFIGRALVDDGQIALRVFSRREQDNYDAAFVTGAVKRAVEMRTALGFLAGASSFRVINGENDGLPGVAVERYGDFLVAQFSSAIAWENRAWLYDALMAHSPCKGIYEQRRFRPLGGEAPNQASADLVRGTAAPIEFLVEEADAKIWVDVTSPLSTGLFNDLRLGRERIAAWSNGRRVLNLFSYTGAISLRAKLAGATEVCAVDVAAKAHARSRRNLEASGLDPEAVEHLTGDAIKELARFAARKREFDLIALDPPSFASKASKDGKPWSAKKDYAELITASLGVLAPGGVLVAVSSTHKMSTSDFEAALAVGGKRAGKQLVIVERVWLPQDFPLLPGFADGNYLKMAICLVR; from the coding sequence GTGCAAAAGCATGTCGTTCGCCTCGAAGAAGACGCCGCGCGCCGCGTGCGACTTGGCCATCCGTGGGTGACCAAGGAGATGCTGCCGCGCAAGCCCGGCCTGCCGGGTGAAGTGGTGACGTTGCTCGACGACGAAGGCCAATTTATCGGCCGCGCGTTGGTCGACGACGGACAAATTGCGCTGCGCGTGTTTTCGCGGCGCGAGCAGGACAACTATGATGCCGCGTTTGTCACGGGCGCGGTGAAACGCGCGGTGGAGATGCGCACGGCGCTTGGATTTTTGGCGGGCGCGAGCTCGTTTCGCGTGATTAACGGCGAAAATGACGGCTTGCCCGGCGTGGCCGTGGAGCGGTATGGCGATTTTTTGGTGGCGCAGTTTTCGTCGGCGATTGCGTGGGAAAACCGCGCCTGGCTGTACGACGCGTTGATGGCGCATAGCCCATGCAAGGGCATTTACGAGCAACGCCGCTTTCGTCCGCTTGGCGGCGAGGCGCCAAATCAGGCGTCGGCAGATTTGGTGCGCGGCACGGCGGCGCCGATCGAGTTTTTGGTGGAAGAGGCCGATGCGAAAATTTGGGTGGACGTCACGTCGCCGCTGTCGACCGGCCTGTTTAACGATTTGCGTCTCGGTCGCGAGCGCATTGCGGCGTGGAGCAACGGCCGCCGGGTTTTGAATTTATTTAGCTACACGGGTGCGATCTCGCTGCGCGCGAAGTTGGCTGGCGCCACTGAAGTTTGCGCGGTCGATGTGGCGGCGAAGGCGCATGCGCGCTCGCGGCGCAATTTGGAGGCTAGCGGCCTCGATCCGGAAGCCGTGGAGCATTTGACCGGCGATGCGATTAAAGAATTGGCGCGCTTTGCCGCGCGCAAACGCGAGTTCGATTTGATCGCGCTCGATCCGCCGTCGTTTGCCAGCAAGGCGAGCAAGGACGGCAAGCCGTGGAGCGCCAAGAAAGACTATGCCGAGTTGATTACGGCGAGTTTGGGCGTGCTCGCACCGGGCGGCGTGCTGGTGGCGGTTTCGTCAACGCATAAGATGTCGACGAGCGACTTTGAAGCGGCGTTGGCGGTGGGCGGCAAGCGCGCCGGCAAGCAGCTGGTGATTGTCGAGCGCGTGTGGCTGCCGCAAGATTTTCCGCTACTGCCGGGCTTTGCCGATGGCAATTATTTGAAGATGGCGATTTGCTTGGTGCGCTAG